In uncultured Methanobrevibacter sp., the following are encoded in one genomic region:
- a CDS encoding ion channel translates to MKLNNVMHNLLNALIIIDIILISVSLFVPNNIFPVLYFDIFVCILLLIDWVKDLYNSNPKSDFLKKPSTWVSLIASIPFQVLLPVIIPGVNLLRYFRLLKLLRVLILFDKFFDGFGNFIKRSNLHFISVGVFVTIISYTALFHTFGSSYNLFDYFYLVIVTITTVGYGDIVPLTVAEKIISICLIITGVFVFSLTTAGISSFLTNRLIEKDSHDVTLEDIKTDLNDIQKENSSLKEEVRELKDEIHELKDLLNKKD, encoded by the coding sequence TTGAAATTAAATAATGTTATGCACAATCTGTTAAATGCTTTGATAATTATTGATATTATATTAATTTCAGTGTCACTATTTGTGCCGAATAATATTTTTCCAGTATTGTACTTTGACATTTTTGTTTGCATATTGCTTTTAATTGATTGGGTAAAAGACTTATATAACTCCAATCCAAAATCGGATTTTTTAAAAAAACCTAGTACTTGGGTTTCATTAATAGCATCAATTCCATTTCAGGTTTTGCTGCCTGTCATTATTCCGGGTGTTAATCTTTTAAGGTATTTCAGACTTTTAAAATTACTTAGGGTTCTAATATTATTTGATAAGTTCTTTGATGGTTTCGGAAATTTTATAAAACGGAGTAATTTGCATTTTATATCTGTGGGAGTATTTGTGACTATAATTTCATATACTGCCCTATTTCATACTTTTGGCTCATCATACAACCTTTTTGATTATTTTTATTTGGTTATAGTGACTATTACAACAGTGGGTTATGGAGATATCGTTCCTTTAACAGTTGCAGAGAAAATCATTTCAATCTGTTTAATCATTACTGGAGTGTTTGTATTTTCATTGACTACTGCAGGAATATCTTCATTTTTAACAAATCGATTGATTGAAAAGGACAGTCACGATGTAACTTTGGAAGATATCAAAACTGATTTGAATGATATTCAAAAGGAAAATTCATCATTAAAAGAGGAAGTTCGAGAGTTAAAAGATGAAATTCATGAATTAAAGGATTTGCTCAATAAAAAAGATTAG
- a CDS encoding cytosine permease, with protein sequence MENRTGIFTNALIWFGVAISVSEIEAGIQIATASSFDSLWIPLVLGHILGGILLFFIGFIGAKLRVNAMETTKSAFGKYGSKFFATLNVMQLIAWVAVLNAQGALALVSLNLPISFEMTSAILAVLVAIWVYIGLQRSSKLTTGVMTVLIALLVVMSAKLLLTGTSAGTHTIFGVSNTLSFWNIFEISIAMPISWLPVISDYTKDVEKPVKATAASATAYTIASLWMYFIGIGIVGMGSTSIAQSILLMGLGTPGVIILVLSTVTTNFLATNSAGESAKSIYNKLDPKIVGVIVSAMSILIAISGIMNHYIGFLYLISSVFAPMAAVLLVSFYFDENKVMNWKWNIFSWFVGFLVYQLAGLYDSIFFGPTLLSIIVSALLAYAPVLVKKTSKHVNHN encoded by the coding sequence GAGTTGCAATATCTGTTTCTGAAATAGAAGCAGGCATACAGATTGCAACAGCATCATCTTTTGATTCCTTGTGGATTCCATTAGTTCTTGGACACATTCTTGGCGGAATATTGCTCTTTTTCATAGGATTTATTGGTGCAAAACTTAGGGTTAATGCAATGGAGACAACCAAATCCGCTTTTGGCAAATATGGATCCAAATTTTTTGCAACATTGAATGTAATGCAATTAATTGCATGGGTAGCCGTTTTGAATGCCCAAGGTGCACTTGCCCTGGTTAGCTTAAATTTGCCGATTTCATTTGAAATGACATCCGCAATTCTTGCAGTCCTTGTTGCCATATGGGTTTATATAGGACTTCAGCGTTCATCAAAACTAACAACAGGAGTCATGACAGTATTAATTGCATTATTAGTTGTGATGTCTGCCAAATTACTTTTAACTGGCACATCAGCTGGAACACATACTATCTTTGGCGTTTCAAATACACTAAGCTTCTGGAATATTTTTGAAATTTCAATTGCAATGCCTATTTCTTGGCTGCCAGTAATATCCGACTACACAAAAGATGTTGAAAAGCCAGTGAAAGCTACAGCAGCATCTGCAACAGCATACACAATTGCAAGCTTATGGATGTACTTTATAGGCATAGGGATTGTTGGAATGGGGTCGACCAGCATTGCACAATCAATACTTCTCATGGGTCTTGGAACACCAGGAGTCATAATTCTTGTACTTTCAACCGTGACAACAAACTTCCTTGCAACTAATTCTGCAGGAGAATCCGCAAAATCCATTTACAACAAATTAGACCCAAAAATAGTTGGAGTTATTGTTAGTGCCATGAGCATATTGATTGCAATTTCAGGAATAATGAATCACTACATTGGTTTTCTTTATCTCATCTCATCTGTTTTTGCACCAATGGCAGCAGTGTTATTGGTATCATTCTATTTTGATGAAAATAAAGTTATGAATTGGAAATGGAATATTTTTTCATGGTTTGTAGGATTCCTTGTTTATCAACTGGCAGGATTATATGATTCCATCTTCTTTGGACCTACACTACTGTCCATTATCGTATCTGCATTACTAGCATATGCACCAGTATTGGTTAAAAAAACATCAAAACATGTTAACCACAACTAA